The stretch of DNA GAGTCCTCCCTGGAGGTCACGGTGGAGCGCGCCGACGCAATTCGTCAGGCGATCGCTGGCCTCCAGGTCCGTTACGAGGGCATGGCCCTCAGTGGGCTATCGGCCTCCTTTGGGGTGGCCAGTTTCCCTACCCACGGCAACCAGGGGGCCGATGTGGTCCGATCTGCCGACGCCGCGCTTTACCAGGCCAAAGCCAGGGGCCGCGACCGGGTGGTGGTGGCAACAGTGCCTGCGTCAAAAGTGGCCAATGGCCCAGCCTGGGCACAGGTGGGGGAGATATCCTGACGATTAGGGGCAAGCTGGGTAAATAGTAGGTATCCGGCGCTACCCAGGCCAACTCGGTTAGTGCGTGTTAACTGGGCATTAAAAATAGGGCATTGAGAAGCAATATGGCACAAACGGTATTGGGGCGGTTGACGGCGGGTTCGGCCATGGTGGGGGCGCTGCTGGCGGGGATGGCCGCGATCGCTCCCCCCAGCGGATTCAATCTGGGACTGTCCCCAGCCCAGGCCCAGTCAGTAGTCGATGAGGCCACCACCATTCGCGTGTACGAGCAGGTCAGCCCGGCGGTGGTAGCCATCAACACCCGCAGCGGCGGCGGCAGCGGCAGCATTGTCGATGCCAGCGGTCTGATTCTCACCAACGCCCACGTGGTGGGTCGCGATCGGGTGGTCACCGTGCGGCTGTCCGACGGTCGCAGCTTTGAGGGCGATGTGGTCGGCTACGGCCAGGATCGCCTCGACCTGGCGGCGGTGCGGCTGCGGGGCAACCCCACCGGGCTGCCCACGGTGTCCATTGCGCCGGTTAACTCGGTGCGGGTAGGCCAGAGCGCCTTTGCCATTGGCAGCCCCTTTGGGCTCCAGGGCACCCTCACGGTGGGTATTGTCAGCCGCATCGACCGCGATCGCAACGTGATTCAGACCGATGCCGCCATCAACCCCGGCAACTCCGGTGGGCCGCTGCTCAACAGCAGTGGCCAGCTGATCGGCGTCAACACCTCGATCTTTACCACCGGCAACAGCGGCGGCAACGTGGGCATTGGCTTTGCCATTCCCACCGATGCGGTGCAGACGTTTCTAGCTTCGGTGCGCTCGGGAACGGCCAGTGCCGCTCCGCCCACCAACCGCACCAACCGAGAGCCCGCCCCGCTCGCCCTAGGCGCGGTGGTGCAGGGCCAACTCAACGACAGCAGCAACGTGCTGCCCGACGGCAGCTTCTACAACCCCTACCGCTTTGAGGGCCGGGCCGGCCAAACCGTCACCATCGACATGAGCAGCCAGGAGGTCGACTCCTACCTGATCCTGCTGGCCCCCGATCGCGACGACTTTTCCATCCAGGACGACGACAGCGGCGGCAACCTCAACGCCCGCATTTCGGTGCAGCTGCCCTACACCGGGTCGTACCTAATTTTGGCCAACACCGTTTCCCAGGGGGAATCGGGGCGCTATCAGCTGCGCCTCAGCCAGGGGGGCGGGGGCCAGCCGACCACCAGCCGGGTGGGGCTGCGGCAGCAGGGGGTGCTCGGGCCAGGCGATCGCACCCTGCAGGACGGCTCCTACTACCAGGAGTTCACCTTCCAGGGCCGAGCCGGACAGAGCGTGCTGATTCGGCTGGAGAGCCCCGACTTCGACACCTACCTGATTTTGTTTGACGACGCCCGCAACCGCATTGGCGAAAACGACGACGCCAACCCCAACACCACCAACTCTGAACTGGCCGTCCGGCTCCCCCGCGATGGCACCTACCGGGTGCTGGTCAACAGCTATCGCCGGGGCGGACGTGGCCGCTACTTGCTGACGGTAGATTAGCGATGCACTTTGCGTGCATGAGAACCGCAATATCCCAACCGATCTCTGATCCGAAATCCGATTTAGTCAACCCCGATTCATAACCAGGAACCCCGTAGGGACGTAGCGTGCCCTACAAAGCGGATGTATTCAACCAGGATTCAGTATGAGGCCCTACAGTTCGGGGGTAACCAGGGCACCGCAGTACGATCGCCAGCCGCCGAACGCCGAAATCTCCCGCTGGCCCTCGCACAAAACGGGTTCCCCCAGCACCCCCAGCACCGTTTCCCCCGTGGCCAACGTCACCTTACCAATGCTCAGCCCCGGCGGTTCCTGCAGCAGCACCTGCACCAGCCCCGCCGGGGGCACCTGCCACACCTCCAGGGCCACCGCCACCCCGCCCTGGCTCACCCGCACCATGGCCGGATGCACGTCATTAATTGACCACAGCCGGTAGTGGGGGGTGGTGGCGGCTTCGTAGAGAAACTCCGCCCCAACCGTCAGCAGGTTGGCGTTGAGTTCTAGCCCCCGCATCAGGGTGCCGTTGACCGCTAGCTTAATCCCCTCCGCCATAGGGCGCACTCCTCTGGGTGATGA from Leptolyngbya sp. KIOST-1 encodes:
- a CDS encoding trypsin-like peptidase domain-containing protein; protein product: MAQTVLGRLTAGSAMVGALLAGMAAIAPPSGFNLGLSPAQAQSVVDEATTIRVYEQVSPAVVAINTRSGGGSGSIVDASGLILTNAHVVGRDRVVTVRLSDGRSFEGDVVGYGQDRLDLAAVRLRGNPTGLPTVSIAPVNSVRVGQSAFAIGSPFGLQGTLTVGIVSRIDRDRNVIQTDAAINPGNSGGPLLNSSGQLIGVNTSIFTTGNSGGNVGIGFAIPTDAVQTFLASVRSGTASAAPPTNRTNREPAPLALGAVVQGQLNDSSNVLPDGSFYNPYRFEGRAGQTVTIDMSSQEVDSYLILLAPDRDDFSIQDDDSGGNLNARISVQLPYTGSYLILANTVSQGESGRYQLRLSQGGGGQPTTSRVGLRQQGVLGPGDRTLQDGSYYQEFTFQGRAGQSVLIRLESPDFDTYLILFDDARNRIGENDDANPNTTNSELAVRLPRDGTYRVLVNSYRRGGRGRYLLTVD
- a CDS encoding gamma-glutamylcyclotransferase, whose protein sequence is MAEGIKLAVNGTLMRGLELNANLLTVGAEFLYEAATTPHYRLWSINDVHPAMVRVSQGGVAVALEVWQVPPAGLVQVLLQEPPGLSIGKVTLATGETVLGVLGEPVLCEGQREISAFGGWRSYCGALVTPEL